The following proteins come from a genomic window of Sebastes fasciatus isolate fSebFas1 chromosome 6, fSebFas1.pri, whole genome shotgun sequence:
- the hint2 gene encoding histidine triad nucleotide-binding protein 2, mitochondrial isoform X3: protein MCTRRDEVKLAEEASKKYGSPAPTIFSKVIDKSIPADIIYEDEKCLAFRDISPQAPVHFLVIPKLPIPRISEAKDDDAELLGHLLVVAKNVAKQESLKEGYRVVINDGKHGAQSVYHLHLHVLGGRQMSWPPG from the exons ATGTGCACCAGAAGAGACGAGGTGAAGCTGGCAGAGGAGGCCAGCAAGAAGTATGGCTCCCCAGCTCCAACCATCTTCTCCAAAGTCATTGACAAAAGCATCCCTGCAGATATCATTTATGAAGATGAGAAG TGTTTGGCATTCAGGGATATCAGCCCACAGGCCCCGGTTCACTTCCTGGTTATTCCAAAGCTCCCTATTCCCAGAATAAGTGAGGCCAAAGATGATGATGCTGAG CTGTTAGGACATCTGTTGGTTGTTGCCAAAAATGTGGCGAAGCAGGAATCTTTAAAAGAAGGATACAGAGTGG TGATCAACGACGGAAAGCACGGTGCTCAGTCAGTTTACCACCTTCACCTCCACGTCCTGGGAGGAAGACAGATGTCGTGGCCACCGGGATAA
- the hint2 gene encoding histidine triad nucleotide-binding protein 2, mitochondrial isoform X2, translated as MYFRHILRRQLIGTRTAHFNPLHRVCGAQRPMCTRRDEVKLAEEASKKYGSPAPTIFSKVIDKSIPADIIYEDEKCLAFRDISPQAPVHFLVIPKLPIPRISEAKDDDAELLGHLLVVAKNVAKQESLKEGYRVVINDGKHGAQSVYHLHLHVLGGRQMSWPPG; from the exons ATGTACTTTCGACATATTCTTCGGAGGCAGTTAATCGGGACCAGAACGGCTCACTTCAACCCTTTACACCGTGTTTGTGGAGCCCAG AGACCAATGTGCACCAGAAGAGACGAGGTGAAGCTGGCAGAGGAGGCCAGCAAGAAGTATGGCTCCCCAGCTCCAACCATCTTCTCCAAAGTCATTGACAAAAGCATCCCTGCAGATATCATTTATGAAGATGAGAAG TGTTTGGCATTCAGGGATATCAGCCCACAGGCCCCGGTTCACTTCCTGGTTATTCCAAAGCTCCCTATTCCCAGAATAAGTGAGGCCAAAGATGATGATGCTGAG CTGTTAGGACATCTGTTGGTTGTTGCCAAAAATGTGGCGAAGCAGGAATCTTTAAAAGAAGGATACAGAGTGG TGATCAACGACGGAAAGCACGGTGCTCAGTCAGTTTACCACCTTCACCTCCACGTCCTGGGAGGAAGACAGATGTCGTGGCCACCGGGATAA
- the mrps30 gene encoding large ribosomal subunit protein mL65 encodes MATLKRLPLLFPRNLPPLRHQRLGAHTDAAVKEPAYPPIVPSLTAKSKSARCRQVAEQVQKICGSTVEEKLSLITHIQRMKFVVYPQTFARNADRWYQHFTKTAYIPGLPEKYTLSPEKTTGEEEKEDGAPATVLDDDAFRDIRSLVTRVILQEHWHIKKRKTFLYREQEQLVGPFLRNLVTGLTYSMIQYNPLLQLSSLDIDPQVNFYWRRGDRIIPRGHRRRQLEPTRFQIDDKPHSQIRITQQLQQFTPLEASYAAEVPEVKYAPNLMPMFRRQYDNNIFTGAKLPDPACYGHTQFHLVPDRYHRDQMARRQQSDQVEVFLRANGLTSLFAWTGAQAMYQGFWNHEDVTRPFVSQAVITDGKFFSFFCYQLNTVALSVETDANNPRKNLLWGTESMRLYESVQDGEVVGLNDDVVKLLVQFLMNQP; translated from the exons ATGGCGACCCTCAAACGGTTGCCCTTGCTGTTCCCTAGAAACCTTCCTCCGTTAAGACACCAGCGGCTTGGAGCTCACACTGATGCTGCGGTGAAGGAGCCCGCGTACCCCCCCATCGTGCCCTCTCTCACGGCTAAGAGTAAGTCCGCCCGGTGTCGACAGGTAGCGGAGCAGGTCCAGAAGATCTGCGGCTCCACCGTGGAGGAGAAACTCTCCCTCATCACTCACATCCAGCGGATGAAATTCGTGGTTTATCCTCAGACTTTCGCTCGGAACGCAGACAGGTGGTACCAGCACTTCACCAAGACCGCATACATCCCGGGTTTACCCGAGAAATACACCTTGAGTCCGGAGAAGACgaccggagaggaggagaaggaggatggAGCTCCAGCTACAGTACTTGATGATGATGCGTTCAGGGACATCCGCTCCTTGGTCACTCGTGTGATCCTACAGGAGCACTGGCACATCAAGAAACGCAAGACTTTCCTGTACAGAGAGCAGGAGCAGCTGGTTGGACCTTTTCTGAGGAACCTGGTGACTGGACTCACCTACAGTATGATCCAATACAACCCACTGCTGCAGCTCTCCAGTCTGG ATATTGATCCTCAGGTCAACTTTTATTGGAGGAGAGGTGACAGGATCATCCCAAGGGGGCACCGGAGACGCCAGCTAGAGCCAACCAGGTTCCAGATCGATGACAAACCGCACAGTCAGATCAGGATAACCCAACAACTGCAACAG TTCACCCCGCTGGAGGCCTCGTATGCAGCTGAAGTTCCCGAGGTCAAGTACGCTCCCAACCTGATGCCTATGTTCAGAAGGCAGTATGACAACAACATCTTTACAG GCGCCAAGCTACCAGACCCGGCATGCTACGGTCACACTCAGTTCCACCTGGTGCCCGACCGGTACCACAGAGACCAGATGGCTCGGAGGCAGCAGTCTGATCAGGTGGAGGTCTTCCTCAGAGCCAATGGACTCACCAGCCTCTTCGCCTGGACGGGAGCTCAGGCCATGTACCAGG GTTTCTGGAACCACGAGGACGTCACCAGGCCTTTCGTGTCCCAGGCTGTGATCACAGACGGCaagttcttctccttcttctgctACCAGCTCAACACGGTGGCTCTCTCCGTGGAGACGGACGCCAACAACCCCAGGAAGAACCTCCTGTGGGGCACCGAGAGCATGCGGCTGTACGAGAGCGTGCAGGACGGAGAGGTGGTGGGTCTGAACGACGACGTCGTCAAGCTCCTGGTTCAGTTCCTCATGAACCAGCCCTAG
- the hint2 gene encoding histidine triad nucleotide-binding protein 2, mitochondrial isoform X1: MYFRHILRRQLIGTRTAHFNPLHRVCGAQVAALKITSLFLIYSFFLLSSAEHFDNNCPTSSGGGCGEPAEPHHQERPMCTRRDEVKLAEEASKKYGSPAPTIFSKVIDKSIPADIIYEDEKCLAFRDISPQAPVHFLVIPKLPIPRISEAKDDDAELLGHLLVVAKNVAKQESLKEGYRVVINDGKHGAQSVYHLHLHVLGGRQMSWPPG, translated from the exons ATGTACTTTCGACATATTCTTCGGAGGCAGTTAATCGGGACCAGAACGGCTCACTTCAACCCTTTACACCGTGTTTGTGGAGCCCAGGTAGCTGCGCTGAAGATAACTAGTCTCTTTCTCATATACAGTTTCTTTTTGTTAAGTTCAGCTGAGCATTTTGACAACAACTGTCCTACCAGCTCTGGTGGTGGCTGTGGGGAACCTGCAGAGCCCCACCACCAAGAG AGACCAATGTGCACCAGAAGAGACGAGGTGAAGCTGGCAGAGGAGGCCAGCAAGAAGTATGGCTCCCCAGCTCCAACCATCTTCTCCAAAGTCATTGACAAAAGCATCCCTGCAGATATCATTTATGAAGATGAGAAG TGTTTGGCATTCAGGGATATCAGCCCACAGGCCCCGGTTCACTTCCTGGTTATTCCAAAGCTCCCTATTCCCAGAATAAGTGAGGCCAAAGATGATGATGCTGAG CTGTTAGGACATCTGTTGGTTGTTGCCAAAAATGTGGCGAAGCAGGAATCTTTAAAAGAAGGATACAGAGTGG TGATCAACGACGGAAAGCACGGTGCTCAGTCAGTTTACCACCTTCACCTCCACGTCCTGGGAGGAAGACAGATGTCGTGGCCACCGGGATAA